The Odontesthes bonariensis isolate fOdoBon6 chromosome 19, fOdoBon6.hap1, whole genome shotgun sequence genome includes the window gtTTTTTCCCGGGGTCTGGAACCGGAAGTCAGAAGAGACGCTATTACTGTTGTAGTGGCCAtcggaaaagaaaaacaccgcgatggagaatgtgtcgttgtgcatcgtgtttgtgcaataagcagctcaccatgaacgaaatgtagagggacgtagcttcatcttgctcttcattcgccattttctcgaatgcctgagtttgtcgTTGGTtttgaagaggtcaacaggaagtggctctattagcaatagttgaaatgggcacagcgccacctatcgtatcggagtatgacatgctttggaTATATGGCGATTCATTCAcagccatatatccaaggataattacccttgctcaactcattcttattgtattttggccaataatctgatcctttcagtgccatgtaaccctaCTGAGTAAGGATGAATAGGGACACATGGGTTTTTGTGTGTGGTTAAGTGGCCTTGCctgcaaaaaaaatattttgaagcTGTTATCTCATGATCATGAGTTACTTACTAAGTTGCCTCAAGATAacaaagtttgttttctttttgtttgtttgtttgtgataaGAAGTTAATTTAGCATGTTTTCTTGAGACAACAATAAATAGTAACCTGTTCTGAGAAAGGGAACTTCGGTTTCTTAAGAACAGATGGTTTTGGTGATCTTGAAAGTGGGGGGTTCCTGCATTACACCTAATTCCATGTCATGACATTGTGTCTCATCTGTAACTAATCCATGTGTATGCGTCTTATTGATTACACAATGCAAATCGCCTCATTGTTCATCTCCTAGGGGATTTTAGTCCATTTTTAAACCTGAAAATGAATCACATAAACTGGGGGAAGACTGGGGCTTAAATGTGTTCTTCTTGTTGCTGTCCATCATTAAAGTTGACATATAACTTATTTGTGAAGGCCGATTGTATCAGTTATCATAGTGATGCTCAATGTATTAACCTTTGGACTCCTTTAGAAATGGTACATTATTCATGTGCTTGTGGTGTGTTTGGGTTAAACATAAATGTGGGCCCCTATAGCTTACCTGGGTATCTCTCTCCGGTCTCTGCTTGTATTGTGATATCACACCCTACTTCTCTGTCCCACATGTCCTTGATGAACCCCAGGCTCTTTTCTCGCTCGGCTGCAGCAGCGCTTTTGACCCCTGACGTGCACCTCTCCCTCAGCCTCTCCATCCGTAGACGCTGACAAGCATCCAGCACCTCCTCTGCTTCCCTCTCTTTACTCAAGTCCAAAGCCACTTCTCCGGAATAGGCGAACTGAAGAACAGCCCTTAACCCCACTGGAGTCAAACAGGAAGCTAGTTCTTCCACTCCAAGCTCAGGTTTTTGTTGTGAACCCAAAAATAAATTTGGGGTTTCAGTGGCTGCCGCCAGGATGAGTCTATGAGCTTTGAATGTGTTTCCTTGGATGGTAAAGTTGCAGTCCAGCAGTAGCTCTTCTTCCATAAGTCTCTGTAAGTGAGTGAAGAGGATATCCGAGTGTGAGGGGTGGACATAGGAGAGGATACCGGAATCTTTGGGGAAAGACGAAGAGGGGTGGGGGAGAGGGTGATGGGCTTTTGAGTTATGAGCATCTTGTTGATGCCTTGGTCCTGTAACGCgttttttattttgaggaaGAGTTTTGGGGGTTACTTTTCGTCGAACGTCACCCATATCTTCCAAACTTGATTGTGACAACGTCCCCAGACCTATTTGCTTGCCACCATAGAGATTTCCTGTGAAAGCACACTGCACAAGGAAAGAAGGGAAGAAAAAGGAGAGCCAAGATAAGGAAACAAACAGTGACATTAGGGACGATGATGTATTCCTGGAAATGTCACACTCAGAGTCACAGCACTTATTTACTGTGACATCAGACACGCGTCAGTTGCCCTTGTGACCCCTGAGGTGTCTTTTACGCTTTGTGAATGTCACCCAGCCTACAGAATGAACGGTAAACAATGTCCTTATGATAATCAGTCATAGCACCAGTGGCTTTCGGCAATGTTTCATGCAAGTTGACACAAGCATCTATCACTTACTCTTAACTTACAATTCTGACGAAAAAAGTtccgaaaaaaaaaaccttctataCCACAAAATATGACAATGGTAGCACAATCTGTTGTAACTTTACACTTAAAGGAGTCTCTGGTTTCCTAAAAATGGTTAGTATTTCATTTCAGATCAAGACTCAGCACAGACCTACCTTGCTTTCTCCCCCTACAGTGTGGGTGTAACAAGGGACTTCGACCAGAGCACAATGGCATGTACGGCGCTGAAGATATTAGAGCAGGGTTTAATTATAGATGGGCACTCGCGCTTGGAAGAATACACTGCAAGAAGTTTCCACCTCGAACAAGTCCCCCAGCAGAGAGTCTTTTCAAATCGTCTATTTTTGCCAGaccaaaaggaaaagaaagactgcatcttaaagggataatccggagtaaaatgcactttagatcaatttacgggatgttgggagtacatacgttgagttgacatcaaaatcatgtcattcggatgtgttttgagaatttcgatttgaccgtttttagccaaaagtcgttagtctggaagtgaatggggcaaatcatgtcaccgctacaaaacggtGTAAAAAcaaggtgtaaaaatagcgttttgtagcagtgacatgatttgccccattcacttccaggctaacatcttttggctaaaaacggtcaaatcgaaattctcaaaacacatccgaatgacatgattttgatgtcaactcaacgtatgtactcccaacatcccgtaaattgatctaaagtgcattttacccCGGATTATCCCTTCAATAACTGAAGAGGGCACAATTTATTATCAAAATAGTAGTTGATTAGATTTCACCATTTCAATGAAATGTAGCCCATTGTTTCGGCGCTTTGATCTGACCATAGGCCTTAAAATGGAGTATTTGAATCTATAAAGCACAGCCAATCTATCTGTTTGTTTATGTGTCCTGTAAATGTGGCCAATGGAAGCTGAATTCTTTTCACTTTCCCTCACCACCTTTTCCATGCACAACACTGCATCAAACCAGACAATCTTTAGCTTGTTTTTGAATAGATATTGATCGCCACTGTCTTCTTTGGAAAATACAATTCACTGAAGTCCACGATGGTCACTGCTGAGAAGTTGGAGCATAACAGATCAGAATAGAAAGTCATAGGGGACCCTGATGCCGATGTATGCCATTAGAGTTCTTTCCCATTTCTTATATATGCAGACACTACGATCCCATGTACTGTCAACaattctgaaaaataaaatgtaggtTGAGTCTCAGGGCAACTCTTGCGTCATCCTTAAGTTGAATTATTTCGAATTACCACTTTTTTGAAAAACAGCAATTTTTAAGCTgtgcaaaaacacttttgaaACTTCAAATATTGATAATAAACTATATATGTAGATGTTTATAAGAGGAGCAAATTCATTTGTCATATAGTTTATTCCAAGCAACAGATTTGAGCCAAACAGCCTCTGCTATCATTTCcaagaaaatcaaagaaaaatccATGCTTCTGTTTACGCCAAACATTGCTCCTGCCAAACACAGAGCACGCCACTTCTGCTGTTGTGTGAGTAGGATTTGCATTCCCAGAGAACGTCTTCTGGAAACTAGTTATGAAACAAAGGAAATAATCATAGTCTAAGTgtagatttgtgtgtgtgtgtgtgtgtgtgtgtgggttatGAGATGATAGGATGTGCAAGCGCGTGTGTCtgtgaggaggagggaggaacaTGAGGTACATGGGAGGAGATGTAACCTACCTCACTGAAGGTATAAATTACAAGACTTTCAAAGTGAGGTGATAAAAAGCACACATTTCATCTATTGACGACAGCTCCTTCACCAGCAAGAGAAAGCAACTGTGAGTATGGAAGATTTTGTCTTTTTGCTATTCATGTTCCATGTACCTTTATAGTGATGAAAtgttttcatgtaaaaaaaaaaaaatgtcaggggGCAATATCTAAGGCTAACCCTTGcatagaaaaaatatatattagtgCCACAAGCATTCGTAGAGTAAAAGTACAGCATTAGTTGAACTTATGATAACATAATGTATTACACAACTTATCGTTGCCTTATTTGGATTTACTGTATCACAGTATTATGACCAATTTAGATTAGATACTGTACAATCGTAACATTTAGTTCAGAGGGTCCCCATGCGGGAGTAAATGATCACATAATTAATCACGGAAAAACAACATGTGGGTTTACTTCAGTGAATGTTTCATATGCGAGCATCTTTCAGGCTAtaattcattttttcttttgggaAAATGGGACTTTCGCACGTTGACCCTTCATTCAAGACTGACTCAGCAACTAGCCTGCATCTGTTATTAGTCAAAGGAAACTTCCTTTTAACAAACTTAAAATTAACCTTCACCCTGCCAAATTTACCTCCAAAGCTACTCTAAAAAGTAtttccagaagaaaaaaaatcctttgttTCAAATGACTGTAATGTGAAATGTGTTGCTCTGAGGCTCCATTCAGTTCTTCTTGGAGCTTTCTGACTCTTTCAGTAGTTTGATTTTTATGTTTATTGTTCACTGTTCTTATAAACCTTATTTTCAGCACTAGAAGATAAGTACTGAAATAAAGATATGttcaaaaatgcaaaaaataaagTCTAAACTAACAAAGTTGTCTGTATTTCTCATCATTAagtggcttctttttttttctctttgcccATTACTGCACAGGAGGCTGTAAGGCGTTCAGATGGGGCAGTTCACATCCAAATGTCACGGCTTGGGTGCCCGCTTCTCAAACAATGAATCGGGGCCGCCCATGTACTCCTCACATCAATTCAGTGGCAATAGCATGCGAGATCGTAACCTCCAAGTTCCTCCAACCATTGTTGTCTCTGATGAGGATTCATGGTGTGTGTTACCTACTTGTCTGTTTTCAGTTTTCAAAGCTAGATTTATTAATCCAGTGTGTAAGATTTCGGTTGATTTCTTATCTTTTCACGAGGACAGAATTACAAGGGAAAAACAATGGAGTTAAGGGTCAGTTAATGCAGCGGGAAACGTCTAATGTGAATTGATCTGATTTAGAATTTGAATGATCTAAAAAAACAATTGATGACAGTTTTATCCATCAGGTGAGTAGATATCAGCACCACCTAGGGGTAATTTAAGGAACAGCAAACTATGAGAATTGCAAACTAGTTGCAGCACTTGCCACATTATTGGCTTTTATAtctcatcatttatttatttcggattttccTCAAATGACTCTGTTGCTTGTTACTCCTGACTGGCAGTACATCAGAGCGTCGGGGCTCCAGGGCAGAGCTGCGCAGACCTTCCCTGTATAGCAACATGGACCTGGTGCCGCAGCTGGAGAATTATGCCAGTACCCTGCCGCGCCAGCAGGCGAGGAGCAGACCATCTCTTGAAGCTCTCCGCAGGGCATTTGAGGTAAGTTTTTGTACCCTTGAAACAACAACTTGCCCCAAGTTGCAACTTTTAACCGAGCAAGCTGCTTATTAAGTACAAGTTGTATTATCTATAATAATATCATCATTAGGAAGTGGAGGGAGGGGATGGAACAACCAACACAGACTCGGGCAGCCTACATGGGCCAGATATTGGAAACGAAGAGTCTCAAGATTCTCAAACGAAAGCTCCTGTTAGATTTGGCTGGTTGATTGGAGTCATGGTGAGTCGAGCTTGTCTATATTTGAGTCTACTGCAGAGGAAGGCTTGTTAAATGTATGCACATGTATaaactgaatgagctgaacacccAAAATCTCTCACTGTCATATAAACATTGCACGGGTACTTTCAATGAACTTTGGCCACAGGTTCGTTGCATGCTGAATATCTGGGGGGTTATCTTGTTCCTCCGCTTGTCATGGATCACCTCCCAGGCAGGCATTTGTGAGTCACACCTtcatattttttcttctttcacatATTTATTCCTTTTAAGTCTATTTTTATACCCCTCTAACGCTCCCTACCTTGCTCCTGCTCTACTGCTGCCCTCTTATCTCTGGCTCATAATGATTTACATTGCTGTGGACTGATAACAGTCTGTGCACATTGCTGCTTTTGAGCATTATCTTAGACACAGAGTAAAACTGGAAATACTGGTGAGGGAaagatttttttccctttaaaagacaaaaaaggctgaaaaattccagggcaaataaaaaaaaaatcaaaggcaTCTGAGACTTTATTAGATATTGACAAGTGGTTTCCCCGTCGGTATCCTTTAATCACGTTACAAAAAGTTCGTTATAAGATTCTGATCTTGGGATAGATACTATtgcatcactgaaaaattgCATGGGAATTTAGATAGCCCCTAAATGAAACCTGAGAATTAGTTGTGGGAATAGAAGTCAGATGATGACACGTTTTGGAAGAGTGAGTGGCTTTTAATCTACAAGAACTTGAAGGAAAGTTCCAGGATTTGTCAACCCAAAAGCCTGATTTTCCTTTCTATTGGAGTGTAAATTGGACATGTGCAGAAATCCATGACCATCCACTGCCAGATCCGAATTTTTAGTTTAGATCTACTGTTCGGATGAGGCACTTCATTCGAGATGGAGTGCTGAGAATAACAGGAGGAGGCTTGTGTGTCATGCACATTTACACTTTCTTCTGCGAGAAACAGCTAATTTCACCGTGAGATTTtactagtttttttttccttctaattattagcagacacttattGAGATATCTGGCTCAGTATGGGTCTGGTTGCTCCAGCTAGAAAAACCAGCAACTAGAAAAGAGTGAAAAACCATGGAATTTCCTATGATACAGTGCAGTAACTAAGGCATGTGAGCTCAGTGAAGACATAAGATAAGATTGATCTGTAGCTGGGACCATAATTGTCAAACACAGGCAAAGTAGCAGAAACAAGCCTTTTTTTCTGGCTGAAGAGCACATGCAGGCCTCATTTATGACTAATATCTTTACTCTTCTCATGTCAGTGTTGACTTGTGTTATAATCCTGATGTCCGTGGTGGTGACCTCAGTGACTGCCCTCTCCATCTCTGCCATTGCCACCAATGGGAGGGTGGTCTCAGGTAAGTCTCCACACAGTCAGAATTCCAACTATCCTCCGTCATAGCAGCCTTGTTTGTGaatgtaaaatatttttcaGGTGGGGCGTATTTCATGATCTCCCGTTCTCTGGGTCCTGAAATTGGAGGACCGATCGGGGTGGTCTTCTCCTTTGCCAATGCTCTGGCTTGTGCACTCAATACAGTCGGCTTTGCGGAGGTGGTCCGGGATCTAATGCGGGTACACCTTTATTTTCCTTTCAAAAATGGGAACGTCATTGTGCTGtgtgaaatgaattaaaagtTTAGCAACTGAACACTACATTTTGTGTACAATCCCTTGATTGAGTTATAGGACAAAATAGTTTTGGATAAATGGAACTGCTAcattaagctgttgaaaaacaTGAAATTAGGAACATTAAATGTGGGCCCACGTTCAAAAATATCCAGGCATAAACAAAAGCGGTCGAATGATCACAGGTTAAAAGACAAGCAACGGGAACTCTCAGTTGTCTTGCTCAGCCTAAAGTTATAAAGCCTTAGAGTGCGACCTTTCATTCACAACTTGGAGAGGGTTGTGAATGAATGGCTGTGCTTCCTCAAGCTGGACCTCTATCTTTGTTTTCCGAGTTCACTCACACAGATTTCAACACATGCAGTGCTCAAAAATGTCTGGATGAGTCAGGGTGTATGAAAGTGTATGAGAGTCACTCCCGCTACCGTTTCACTCAGATTAAAAGCTCATGTCGGTGTCCTTCTGTGATCCAATTTGGTTGATTAACGCAGGAATTCAATGTCGTCATCGTGGATTCGATCAATGACGTCCGAATAGTGGGTGTGATCACTGTGACGGTTCTTCTGCTCATTTCAGTGGCTGGAATGGAGTGGGAGTCCAAGGTCAGCACATCTCCATGCATTTTGCTTTATTACCAGAAAATGATCAATTCATTTCGATGTCTTCACCACAACTATTCCTCTATTTACCTTTGCTTCTCAGACGCAGATCTTATTCTTTCTTGTTCTCTTGGTCTCCTTTGCAAACTACTTTGCGGGCACAGTAATACCTCCCAGCCTTGAGAAACAAGCTGTTGGCGTGTTTGGATACAGAGGTAAAGTACTGTTTTTAGCGCAGCGTTTAGGAAGCCTTACGCAGATTTATTGCAGCGGTATAATTAGTTTGAGCCAGTTTTGTGATGTTTTGGTGAGACTGTGACAAATCCGGGCTCATgtctcatgcacacacaaataggTTTATTACTCAGAACAATGGAACTTTCCAACAACCTCAGACATGCAGTAGATAACGCAAGACAAGAGAAAAGAAGATAGAAATAGACACATGAAAGCATGTCTGACTCACCAATGGCCTTCTCTGCAGGTGACATCTTCCTAGAGAACCTGACACCAAACTGGAGAGGTGCTGAAGGCAGCtttttccagatgttttccatttacttcccagctgccattggcaTCTTGTCCGGAGCCAACATCTCTGGAGACCTAAAAGTATGACGATAAGAAACTGATAGATACACGCTGCATTCACTCAGAGGAACTACACGGTTGCTGATATGTCGATCATTTCCCTTTCCCAGGACCCTGCTGTCGCTATCCCCAAAGGCACCCTCCTGGCAATATTCTTCACTACTTTAAGCTACTTGGGAGTTAGTATAACCGTTGGTAGGTTACCCATTTATCATACTTTATTTATACTTAATCTTTCATTTTTCTGCCCGTGATTTGACTGGTTAATTATTAGTTTCCATCTAACAATGCCTGTAACTCACATTTGCGGCAATGCATGAGTGTGAGAGGAAAGTTGACAATATGGGATCGTTTTTATCTGTTTCAaggatttattattatttttttttaatggctgGAAGCAGAAGTTGGACAGTCTGTAACAGATGTGAACTTTTATGACAACAGTCGACGAATGAGGTGTTGGTGTTTTCCTCTGCATAAACAGGACTCTTCATTTTCCTCTAGGGGCATGTGTTGTGCGGGATGCTTCTGGAAAAATGAGTGACTATTTTACTGGAAACATCACTGATGGTTGTGTGGGACTTGGATGCAAACGGGGATGGAACTTCACAGACTGCATCCAGTCACAGTCTTGTGAATACGGGATCGCCAACAGTCCAAAGGTACAGGTCTATTCTGTTTATGAATTGTAATGGCAAAGTGTGCCAATGGAATAAAGGGATCTTTAAATGTGGATTGCAATCCTTGTTTACAAATCTATGGTTACCTTTAAAGATGGTCTTTTAAATACACATCTCCAGTGTGTCGTGCTCTTCATGAGTATTATTCTAAACAGGTACTGGGGCAAGTGTCTGGTTTCAACTACCTCATCACCGCTGGCGTGTTTGCAGCCAGCTTGTCCTCTGCTCTCGGATTTCTTGTTTCCGCTCCTAAAGTCTTTCAGGTAAGACATGCTTAGCTGCCTgctaattgaaaaaaaaaaaaagcttttttatcTCTGATAACACTCTGATAAGTGTTTGACATAAATGATTTTAAATGCAGAGTATTCCCATTTTTGATTGACCAAACACACATAAAAGACAACTTGTGAATCTACCAACACAAGCATAGCGCGTGTAATTTCATGGTACAGGCAGGCAGAAGACGATCTGTGAAATAGTCTTCTGCTTCCCACATGTTGTTCAGCTCTTTTATTAAGGCTGAGATTTCAGAAATGGATAAAAAGTGCAGCATCCAAGAATTATCGGGACATTTCTTAAGGATATAAGTTGTTACACTGACAACCTAAAGGACCAGAGTCATGCAGCAAATGTTCTGATTTCTAACCAAATTATGTAACatatctttcttcttttctgtcttaTTTTTCAGTGTCTTTGCAGAGACAAAATATACCCGTACCTTATTTTCTTTGCAAAGGGTTATGGGAAAAACGATGAACCCCTCCGAGCCTATCTTCTCTGCTACATCATTTCTGTAGCTTTCATTCtcataggtgtgtgtgtgtgtgtgtgtgtgtgatacaa containing:
- the slc12a10.1 gene encoding solute carrier family 12 member 10, tandem duplicate 1; this translates as MGQFTSKCHGLGARFSNNESGPPMYSSHQFSGNSMRDRNLQVPPTIVVSDEDSCTSERRGSRAELRRPSLYSNMDLVPQLENYASTLPRQQARSRPSLEALRRAFEEVEGGDGTTNTDSGSLHGPDIGNEESQDSQTKAPVRFGWLIGVMVRCMLNIWGVILFLRLSWITSQAGILLTCVIILMSVVVTSVTALSISAIATNGRVVSGGAYFMISRSLGPEIGGPIGVVFSFANALACALNTVGFAEVVRDLMREFNVVIVDSINDVRIVGVITVTVLLLISVAGMEWESKTQILFFLVLLVSFANYFAGTVIPPSLEKQAVGVFGYRGDIFLENLTPNWRGAEGSFFQMFSIYFPAAIGILSGANISGDLKDPAVAIPKGTLLAIFFTTLSYLGVSITVGACVVRDASGKMSDYFTGNITDGCVGLGCKRGWNFTDCIQSQSCEYGIANSPKVLGQVSGFNYLITAGVFAASLSSALGFLVSAPKVFQCLCRDKIYPYLIFFAKGYGKNDEPLRAYLLCYIISVAFILIAELNFIASLISNFFLCSYCLINFSCFHASITNSPGWRPSFQYFSKWTALFGAVISIVLMFLFTWWAALATFCIIFFLFGYVNYNKPKVNWGSSVQAGTYNMALSYSVSLSGVKDHVKNFRPQCLALTGPPNQRPALVDFVGAFTKHISLMVCGDIIMEEDRKTRLQDATDGLVMWMNKRKVRTFYTPFTADSLRAGAQHLLQASGLGKLKPNTLVLGFKANWRESAPESIEDYINTIYDTFDSNYCLCILRMMDGLDVSNDFESGVNPGFESDEPVEKDDQHEEEPADDVSGEGNADQIKTVFQNDQGKKTIDVYWIADDGGLTLLVPYLLTRRKRWSRCKIRVFIVGDEQNMEEGRNEMIALLKRFRLEFNDVIVMTDSEKRPQAKNMSRFMDNVAPFRLYDEQQEGASVQELRQSAPWKISDKELEAFKLKSERKVKLNEIIRRYSQHAALVLVSLPVPHSDCPSALYMAWLDTLTYGLHCPIVLIRGNQQDVLTFYCQ